A genomic region of Desulfosarcina ovata subsp. ovata contains the following coding sequences:
- a CDS encoding electron transfer flavoprotein-ubiquinone oxidoreductase, which produces MTTHESIDFDVLFIGGGPANLAGAIRLMQLAAEKGRELEVALIDKGAAIGSHAISGAVMNPVAIAELYPDYRDQGFPVEQMVRGDGFYFLTGQRSFKVPMVPRQMHNTGFPIVSLSRVCRWLGEKAEELGINIFPGFDGKTILMAGDGKTVAGVRTGDKGLDKDGKPKTNFEPGIDLMAKVTVLGEGARGSLTKELAGRLPIRSGRLPELFETGIKEVIQLPEDHFFKESPFNDIHTLGFPLDLNTPGGGFVYEMADNRIALGFLVALGYENPALDIYDTFMRFKGHPLIQKLIRGGKVIEQGARAVSTGGWFSMPQLAVDGALFTGNAAAIHSTPAIKGIHLAMKSGMLAAETIMDAIEAGDAGRRTLAAYGQRLADSWVGEELREGRNFAQALAKKGPAKWIHLAAQHVTGGKGLRDRLPAVDDATTLKPQRSDSLDVEKYDVPKDDPAMVDKLTGVYLSGTLHREDQPSHILIHDQRVCVEKCYPTYGCPCTRFCPGDVYEMERSGDGDGIEGIKLNFTNCLHCKTCDIKDPFRNVTWTCPEGGEGPNYKQA; this is translated from the coding sequence ATGACCACGCACGAATCCATTGATTTTGATGTCCTTTTTATCGGTGGCGGCCCCGCCAACCTGGCCGGTGCCATCCGGCTGATGCAACTGGCCGCGGAAAAGGGACGTGAATTGGAAGTGGCCCTGATCGACAAAGGTGCTGCCATCGGCTCCCATGCCATCAGCGGGGCGGTGATGAATCCCGTGGCCATTGCCGAACTCTACCCGGATTACCGGGACCAGGGATTCCCCGTGGAACAAATGGTTCGTGGGGACGGGTTCTATTTCCTGACGGGTCAACGTAGCTTCAAAGTGCCCATGGTGCCGCGCCAGATGCACAATACCGGCTTTCCCATCGTCAGCCTTTCCCGGGTCTGCCGCTGGCTGGGGGAGAAGGCCGAAGAACTGGGCATCAATATTTTCCCCGGCTTCGACGGCAAGACGATCCTCATGGCCGGTGACGGCAAGACCGTTGCCGGCGTGCGTACCGGTGACAAGGGGCTGGACAAGGACGGCAAGCCCAAGACCAATTTCGAACCGGGGATCGACCTGATGGCCAAGGTGACCGTATTGGGCGAGGGCGCCCGCGGAAGCCTCACCAAGGAGCTGGCCGGGCGCCTGCCCATCCGTTCCGGCCGGCTGCCCGAATTGTTTGAAACGGGCATCAAAGAGGTTATTCAACTGCCCGAGGACCATTTTTTCAAGGAGAGTCCCTTCAACGACATTCACACTCTGGGATTCCCCCTGGATCTGAATACACCCGGCGGCGGTTTTGTTTACGAAATGGCCGACAACCGCATCGCGTTGGGCTTCCTGGTGGCGCTGGGCTACGAGAATCCGGCATTGGACATTTACGATACGTTCATGCGTTTCAAGGGGCACCCCCTGATCCAGAAACTCATCCGCGGCGGCAAAGTGATCGAACAGGGCGCCCGGGCCGTTTCCACCGGCGGCTGGTTCAGTATGCCGCAACTGGCGGTGGACGGCGCGCTGTTCACCGGCAACGCTGCCGCCATTCACAGCACACCGGCCATCAAGGGCATTCACCTGGCCATGAAATCGGGCATGCTGGCCGCCGAGACGATCATGGATGCCATCGAGGCCGGCGATGCCGGACGCCGGACCCTGGCGGCATATGGCCAGCGTCTGGCCGACAGCTGGGTCGGTGAGGAGTTGCGCGAGGGGCGCAATTTCGCCCAGGCCTTGGCAAAAAAAGGGCCGGCCAAGTGGATCCACCTGGCTGCCCAGCACGTTACCGGCGGCAAGGGGCTGAGAGATCGCCTGCCGGCGGTGGACGACGCCACGACCCTCAAACCGCAGCGTTCCGACAGCCTGGATGTGGAAAAGTACGACGTGCCCAAGGATGATCCGGCCATGGTCGACAAGCTGACCGGTGTTTACCTCTCCGGCACCCTGCACCGCGAGGATCAGCCCTCGCACATCCTTATCCACGATCAGCGCGTCTGCGTGGAAAAATGCTACCCGACCTACGGTTGCCCCTGCACGCGGTTCTGCCCGGGAGACGTCTACGAGATGGAGCGAAGCGGGGACGGCGACGGCATCGAGGGCATCAAACTCAATTTTACCAACTGTTTGCACTGCAAGACCTGTGACATCAAGGATCCCTTCCGCAACGTCACCTGGACCTGCCCGGAGGGTGGGGAGGGACCCAATTACAAACAGGCCTGA
- a CDS encoding aspartate/glutamate racemase family protein, with protein MPLYRVDNPRQSWYGESIGILILDAAYPCIPGNVGNATTFDFPVRYQVVKDASIDRLLNRRDPSLIDAFIAAARQLEADGVKAITGACGFMALFQREIAAAVSIPVFVSSLLQIPFMHQIAGPGRRIGIITANADVLTDAHFAAVGVTPDIPMAVASMQGRDEFREAVLEEKGTLDSDRMQAEVLAEAVALVDRYPDIGAMLLECSDLPPFAHAVQAATGRPVFDFITMIRYVKSALDQRPYRGNM; from the coding sequence ATGCCCTTGTATCGCGTCGACAATCCCCGTCAATCCTGGTACGGCGAGTCCATCGGCATTCTGATTCTGGATGCCGCCTACCCCTGTATTCCGGGGAATGTGGGCAATGCCACCACCTTCGATTTTCCGGTGCGCTACCAGGTGGTCAAGGATGCCTCCATCGATCGCCTGCTCAACCGGCGCGACCCCTCCCTGATCGATGCCTTCATCGCTGCTGCCCGGCAGCTGGAGGCCGACGGGGTCAAGGCGATCACCGGTGCCTGTGGATTCATGGCCCTGTTTCAGCGCGAGATTGCCGCAGCCGTCTCGATTCCGGTGTTTGTCTCCAGTCTGCTGCAAATTCCGTTTATGCATCAGATTGCCGGCCCCGGCCGGCGGATCGGGATCATCACCGCAAATGCCGATGTCTTGACCGATGCCCACTTTGCGGCCGTGGGGGTCACGCCGGATATTCCCATGGCCGTGGCCAGCATGCAGGGCCGGGATGAATTCCGGGAGGCGGTGCTGGAGGAGAAGGGCACCCTGGATTCCGATCGCATGCAAGCCGAAGTGCTCGCGGAAGCCGTTGCGCTGGTTGACCGCTATCCGGACATCGGCGCCATGCTGCTCGAGTGCAGCGATCTGCCGCCCTTTGCCCATGCGGTTCAAGCAGCGACCGGAAGACCTGTCTTCGATTTTATCACCATGATCCGCTACGTGAAGAGCGCATTGGATCAGCGACCCTATCGCGGAAACATGTGA
- the aceE gene encoding pyruvate dehydrogenase (acetyl-transferring), homodimeric type, which produces MTQTDTDAAVRAIVQENREWIESLDYIYQNQGPERVLELLRMLQVRAHQQGVQAHFSANTPYINTISADRQPAFPGSREIERRIKSIIRWNAMAMVVRANRQHAGIGGHISTFASSATLYEVGFNHFFRAKSAGHPGDIVFFQGHAAPGIYARAFLEGRISEPRMENFRRELAQGGGLSSYPHPYLMPDFWQFPTVSMGLSPIMAIYQARFNRYMEDRGIKPPDDRRVWAFLGDGETDEPETLGAITLAARERLDNLVFVINCNLQRLDGPVRGNGKIIQELEAAFRGAGWNAIKVIWGDDWDPLLAQDNQGLLVRRMEEVPDGQYQMYSVAGGAYIRKDFFGRYPELTRMVENYTDEQLAKLRRGGHDPQKVYAAYQAAVKHKGSPTVILAKTIKGYGLGEAGEGRNVTHQQKKLNEAELRHFRSRFGIPVPDDRIQDAPFYRPDDDSEEIRYLKARRRSLGGFLPARSVSVPVFRPPAKSLYGEFLKGSDRREVATTMVMVTLLNKLLADRKIGRYIVPIVPDEARTFGMESLFRKIGIYSHMGQNYEPVDRGSLLYYREATDGQILEEGITEAGSMASFIAAGTAYSTFDINMVPFFFFYSMFGFQRIGDMIWAAGDVQARGFLLGATAGRTTLAGEGLQHQDGHSHVLALPNPSLLAYDPAFAFEIAVIVREGLRRMLEAGENLVYYLTIGNEFYAMPAMPKDAEAGILGGIYRFQAPGIPKAKASAHLLGSGAILNECLKAAERLESEYGVATTVWSVTSYKNLYWDAQDTDRWNRLHPGKPPRRSFLQRQTDGAAGVFVAASDYLKVLPESIARHLPGPLISLGTDGYGRSDTREALRDFFEVDARHIAFAALAGLAREKKIPMATVNKARRSLEIDPDRSNPLFV; this is translated from the coding sequence ATGACCCAAACCGATACCGATGCCGCTGTTCGGGCGATTGTCCAGGAAAATCGGGAGTGGATCGAAAGCCTGGATTACATCTATCAAAACCAGGGCCCCGAACGCGTACTGGAATTGCTGCGCATGCTTCAGGTGCGGGCCCACCAGCAGGGGGTCCAGGCCCATTTCAGCGCCAATACGCCCTACATCAACACCATCTCCGCAGACCGCCAACCGGCGTTTCCCGGCAGTCGGGAGATTGAACGGCGCATCAAAAGCATCATCCGCTGGAACGCCATGGCCATGGTGGTACGGGCCAACCGTCAACACGCGGGTATCGGTGGCCACATCTCCACCTTTGCTTCCAGTGCCACCCTCTATGAAGTAGGCTTCAACCATTTTTTTCGTGCCAAAAGCGCCGGCCACCCCGGCGATATCGTTTTCTTCCAGGGCCACGCCGCACCCGGCATATACGCCCGTGCGTTTCTGGAAGGCCGCATCAGCGAGCCCCGGATGGAGAATTTCCGCCGCGAACTGGCCCAGGGCGGCGGATTGAGTTCATACCCGCATCCCTACCTGATGCCCGACTTCTGGCAGTTCCCCACGGTGTCCATGGGCCTGTCGCCGATCATGGCCATCTACCAGGCCCGTTTCAACCGCTACATGGAAGACCGCGGCATCAAACCGCCCGATGACCGGCGGGTATGGGCGTTTCTGGGCGACGGCGAGACCGATGAACCCGAGACCTTGGGGGCCATCACCCTGGCGGCCCGGGAGCGGCTGGACAATCTCGTTTTCGTCATCAACTGCAACCTCCAGCGTCTCGACGGCCCGGTGCGCGGTAACGGCAAGATCATCCAGGAACTGGAAGCGGCTTTTCGCGGCGCCGGCTGGAACGCCATCAAGGTGATCTGGGGGGATGACTGGGATCCGCTGCTGGCCCAGGACAATCAGGGATTGCTGGTCCGGCGCATGGAAGAGGTGCCCGACGGCCAGTATCAGATGTACTCCGTGGCCGGCGGTGCCTATATCCGTAAGGATTTTTTCGGCCGCTACCCGGAACTGACCCGCATGGTGGAGAACTATACCGACGAGCAGCTGGCCAAACTGCGCCGCGGGGGACACGACCCCCAGAAGGTCTATGCCGCCTATCAGGCGGCGGTGAAACACAAGGGCTCGCCCACGGTGATTCTGGCCAAGACCATCAAGGGGTATGGCCTGGGCGAGGCCGGTGAGGGGCGCAACGTCACCCATCAGCAGAAAAAACTCAATGAAGCCGAACTGCGCCACTTCAGAAGCCGCTTCGGCATTCCTGTCCCCGATGACCGCATTCAGGATGCGCCGTTTTACCGGCCTGACGACGACAGTGAGGAGATCCGTTATCTCAAGGCGCGGCGACGCTCCCTGGGCGGTTTTCTGCCGGCCCGCAGCGTGTCGGTGCCCGTTTTCCGTCCGCCGGCAAAATCTCTTTACGGCGAATTCCTCAAGGGCTCCGACCGGCGCGAGGTGGCCACCACCATGGTCATGGTGACCCTGCTGAACAAACTGCTGGCCGACAGGAAAATCGGGCGCTATATTGTTCCCATCGTTCCCGACGAAGCACGTACTTTCGGCATGGAGAGCCTGTTCCGCAAAATCGGCATCTACTCCCATATGGGGCAGAACTACGAGCCGGTGGACCGCGGCAGCCTGCTCTACTACCGGGAGGCTACCGATGGCCAGATCCTCGAGGAGGGCATTACCGAGGCCGGATCCATGGCTTCGTTCATCGCCGCCGGCACGGCTTACTCCACCTTTGACATCAACATGGTGCCGTTTTTCTTCTTTTACTCCATGTTCGGTTTTCAGCGCATCGGCGACATGATCTGGGCCGCCGGCGACGTTCAGGCACGCGGTTTCCTGCTCGGCGCCACGGCCGGCCGCACCACGCTGGCCGGCGAAGGGCTGCAGCATCAGGACGGCCACAGTCACGTCCTGGCCCTGCCCAATCCATCGCTTCTGGCTTACGATCCCGCTTTCGCCTTTGAAATCGCCGTCATCGTACGCGAAGGACTGCGCCGCATGCTGGAGGCGGGGGAAAACCTGGTCTACTACCTGACCATCGGCAACGAATTTTACGCCATGCCGGCCATGCCCAAAGACGCGGAAGCGGGGATTCTGGGCGGCATCTACCGGTTCCAGGCCCCGGGAATTCCCAAAGCCAAAGCCAGCGCCCACCTTCTGGGCAGCGGCGCCATCCTCAATGAATGCCTCAAGGCCGCCGAACGGCTGGAGTCCGAATACGGTGTGGCCACCACGGTCTGGAGCGTCACCAGCTATAAGAACCTTTACTGGGACGCCCAGGACACCGATCGCTGGAACCGGCTCCATCCGGGAAAACCGCCGCGGCGATCGTTCCTGCAAAGGCAGACCGACGGTGCCGCGGGAGTGTTTGTGGCGGCCAGCGATTACCTCAAGGTGCTGCCCGAAAGCATTGCCCGCCACCTCCCCGGCCCGCTGATCAGCCTGGGAACCGACGGATACGGCCGCAGCGATACGCGTGAGGCATTGCGGGATTTTTTCGAGGTGGATGCCCGGCATATCGCCTTTGCCGCGCTGGCCGGCCTGGCCCGTGAGAAAAAAATACCCATGGCCACGGTCAACAAGGCCCGTCGGTCGCTGGAGATCGATCCCGATCGGTCCAACCCCTTGTTTGTCTAA
- a CDS encoding 2-oxo acid dehydrogenase subunit E2, with product MTEAIKVPEIGENVEAGVVVAVHIKEGDTIAVDDTVIELETDKALVEIPSPFAGRITEVLARPGAQMKVGDVIARLETETAPLQTENEAADGSPADTGEVTEATEPGTVAPTKPAAAAVVPEAPATDRSPVPAAPSTRRIARELGVDIYTVQGSGPGGRISEADVKAHVRRRMPEPAGHEGTVPSADTAPHPDFSQWGPVEVKEMETVRRLTAQSTTTGWSTIPHVTQFDEADISGVMAFIEKNAARAEQAGARLTLTAILTRVAAEALKRFPRFNASIDVASNWIILKKYIHIGIAAETPRGLLIPVVRDADRKSILELAGAIGDLTSRARSKKIKPDEMQGGTFTISNQGGIGGVGFTPLVLWPQVAVLGVSRSSVRPVYIKDRFEPRTILPLSLSYDHRMLDGADAARFLRWICEGLEQPLALFFE from the coding sequence ATGACAGAAGCCATCAAGGTTCCGGAAATTGGAGAAAACGTTGAAGCGGGTGTGGTTGTGGCCGTCCATATCAAGGAAGGGGATACCATCGCGGTGGACGATACGGTGATCGAATTGGAGACCGACAAGGCACTGGTCGAAATTCCATCGCCCTTTGCCGGTCGGATTACCGAGGTACTGGCCCGTCCGGGTGCCCAGATGAAAGTGGGCGATGTGATTGCCCGGCTGGAAACCGAAACGGCCCCCCTGCAAACCGAAAACGAAGCGGCCGACGGTTCGCCCGCCGATACCGGCGAGGTTACCGAGGCGACCGAACCCGGAACCGTGGCACCAACCAAACCCGCCGCCGCGGCAGTGGTGCCCGAGGCTCCCGCCACGGATCGTTCTCCCGTGCCTGCCGCGCCGTCGACCCGGCGCATCGCCCGGGAACTGGGTGTCGATATTTACACGGTCCAGGGCAGCGGTCCGGGCGGGCGAATCAGCGAAGCGGACGTAAAGGCGCATGTTCGTCGGCGCATGCCGGAACCGGCCGGCCATGAAGGAACGGTGCCTTCGGCCGACACGGCCCCCCACCCCGACTTCAGCCAATGGGGGCCGGTCGAGGTCAAGGAGATGGAAACCGTCCGGCGGCTGACCGCCCAGAGCACAACCACCGGCTGGAGTACCATTCCCCATGTCACCCAGTTCGATGAAGCCGACATCAGCGGCGTGATGGCCTTTATCGAAAAAAATGCTGCGCGGGCGGAGCAGGCCGGGGCACGGCTGACCCTGACGGCGATCCTCACCCGGGTCGCTGCCGAAGCCCTGAAGCGCTTTCCCCGCTTCAATGCCAGCATTGACGTTGCCAGCAACTGGATCATCCTGAAAAAATATATCCACATCGGCATCGCGGCCGAAACCCCGCGAGGGCTTCTCATTCCGGTGGTCCGGGATGCCGACCGCAAAAGCATTCTCGAACTGGCCGGTGCGATCGGTGACCTGACGTCACGGGCACGCAGCAAAAAAATCAAACCCGATGAAATGCAGGGCGGGACCTTTACCATTTCCAACCAAGGTGGTATCGGAGGGGTTGGCTTTACGCCGCTGGTGCTGTGGCCCCAGGTGGCCGTTCTGGGCGTGAGCCGTTCCTCGGTCAGGCCGGTTTATATAAAGGATCGGTTCGAGCCGCGAACCATTTTACCGCTCTCCCTCTCCTACGATCACCGCATGCTCGATGGTGCCGACGCGGCACGCTTTCTGCGGTGGATCTGTGAAGGCCTGGAGCAACCGTTAGCCCTGTTTTTCGAATAA
- the lpdA gene encoding dihydrolipoyl dehydrogenase: MTDNQTHVAVIGAGPGGYAAAFLAADLGMDVTLIDPAENPGGVCLYRGCIPSKALLHVSRLINEAADADAWGVSFGKPKINIDKLRQWKTDVVAGLTGGLGRLVAQRKITYVRATAAFSDARTLQLTEADGKTRTLGFQYAILATGSRASGLPMFPADDDRIWNSKNALDLETIPKSLLVVGGGYIGLELGSVYASLGTEVTVVEMLPHLLAGADRDLVRFLQKGLTERFKAIRLNTTVEAVKFQKNGIKVTFGGDAEKPVSQLFQRVLVAVGRRPHTAGLGLENAGVAVDDNGFVRINGQCRTSANAVFAIGDVAGQPMLAHKASYEARIAVETIAGKNVIFDPVAIPAVVFTDPEVAWAGLTESDAKKKGLTVAVTRFPWAASGRATTLGRSDGITKLVIDPETEQLLGVGIVGPGAGEMIAEATLALEMGANATDVGLTIHPHPTLSETFKEAAEIFHGTATHYYRPKKKKK; encoded by the coding sequence ATGACTGACAATCAAACCCACGTGGCGGTGATCGGTGCCGGGCCAGGCGGATACGCGGCCGCGTTTCTGGCGGCCGATCTGGGCATGGATGTAACCCTCATCGATCCGGCGGAAAACCCCGGTGGCGTCTGCCTGTACCGGGGTTGCATTCCATCCAAGGCCCTGCTGCACGTCTCCCGGTTGATCAACGAGGCTGCCGATGCCGATGCCTGGGGGGTTTCATTCGGCAAGCCCAAAATCAATATCGATAAACTGCGCCAGTGGAAGACCGATGTGGTTGCCGGGCTGACCGGCGGCCTGGGACGCCTGGTGGCCCAGCGCAAAATCACCTATGTGCGTGCCACGGCGGCGTTTTCCGACGCCCGGACCCTGCAATTGACCGAGGCGGACGGCAAGACCCGCACGCTGGGGTTCCAGTATGCCATCCTGGCCACAGGCTCCCGGGCCTCGGGGCTGCCCATGTTTCCAGCAGATGACGATCGCATCTGGAACTCGAAAAATGCCCTCGACCTGGAAACGATTCCCAAAAGCCTGCTCGTGGTGGGCGGTGGTTATATCGGGCTGGAACTGGGCAGCGTATACGCCTCCCTGGGGACCGAGGTGACCGTGGTGGAGATGCTGCCGCATCTTTTGGCCGGGGCGGACCGGGACTTGGTGCGTTTTCTGCAGAAAGGACTGACCGAACGGTTCAAGGCCATCCGGCTGAACACCACCGTGGAGGCGGTCAAATTCCAGAAAAACGGAATCAAGGTCACCTTTGGCGGCGATGCCGAAAAGCCGGTCAGTCAGCTTTTCCAGCGGGTTCTGGTGGCCGTGGGCCGCCGGCCCCACACGGCCGGCCTGGGACTCGAGAACGCCGGGGTGGCGGTGGACGACAACGGATTCGTGCGCATCAACGGCCAGTGCCGCACATCCGCGAATGCCGTTTTTGCCATTGGCGATGTGGCCGGACAGCCCATGCTGGCCCACAAGGCCTCCTATGAAGCGCGCATTGCCGTGGAGACCATCGCCGGGAAGAACGTGATTTTCGATCCGGTGGCCATACCGGCGGTGGTGTTTACCGACCCGGAAGTGGCCTGGGCCGGGCTAACCGAAAGTGACGCCAAGAAAAAAGGCCTCACGGTGGCAGTGACCCGCTTTCCCTGGGCCGCATCCGGCCGCGCGACCACCCTGGGCCGCAGTGACGGGATAACCAAGCTGGTGATCGACCCCGAGACGGAACAGCTGCTGGGGGTCGGAATCGTAGGACCCGGTGCCGGCGAGATGATCGCCGAGGCGACCCTGGCCCTGGAGATGGGCGCCAACGCCACCGATGTGGGGCTGACCATCCATCCCCATCCGACCCTGTCGGAAACATTCAAGGAAGCCGCCGAGATTTTCCACGGCACGGCCACGCACTACTACCGGCCCAAGAAAAAGAAGAAATAA
- the corA gene encoding magnesium/cobalt transporter CorA: MSRLTRKSTKTAGSAPGTLIHVGEKKTDRVHLSMMHYAGAELIEQSLDGIETALPRLKPGATTWINIDGIHDVTLIEQIGRLFHIHPLTLEDILNTTMRPKDEAFDEYLFVVLKMVRYDATDCLITAEQISLILGENVLLSFQEAAGDVFEPVRERIRKGKGRIRTAGCDYLAYALLDAIVDHYYVILEKLGERLEALEESIDEDADAGMREEIHDIRRELIYLRKQVWPLREVVAHLLKGDNPFIGETTGMFLRDVYDHTIQAIDTIESFRDTLSSLQDLYLSTISNRMNEVMKVLTIIATIFIPISFIAGVYGMNFSHMPELGWRWGYLTVWLVIIAVVVAMLLFFKRKKWL; the protein is encoded by the coding sequence ATGTCCCGATTGACCAGAAAATCGACGAAAACGGCCGGAAGCGCTCCCGGCACATTAATTCATGTGGGCGAGAAAAAGACGGATCGTGTCCATCTCTCCATGATGCACTATGCGGGGGCGGAGTTGATCGAGCAATCCCTTGATGGTATCGAAACGGCATTGCCCCGGCTCAAGCCCGGTGCCACCACCTGGATCAACATCGACGGCATTCACGATGTTACCCTCATCGAGCAGATCGGTCGCCTGTTTCACATCCACCCGTTGACCCTTGAGGATATTCTCAACACCACTATGCGGCCCAAGGACGAAGCTTTCGACGAATATCTGTTTGTCGTGCTCAAAATGGTCCGCTACGATGCCACGGATTGTCTCATTACAGCCGAACAGATCAGCCTGATTCTGGGAGAAAACGTCCTGTTGTCCTTTCAGGAGGCGGCCGGTGATGTTTTCGAACCGGTCCGGGAGCGGATCCGGAAGGGAAAAGGGCGAATCCGGACCGCCGGGTGCGACTACCTGGCCTATGCGCTCCTCGACGCCATCGTGGATCATTACTATGTGATTCTGGAAAAACTGGGGGAGCGGCTGGAAGCCCTCGAAGAAAGCATTGACGAAGATGCCGATGCCGGCATGCGGGAAGAGATTCACGACATCCGCCGGGAGCTGATCTACCTGAGGAAACAGGTCTGGCCACTGCGGGAAGTGGTTGCCCACCTGCTCAAGGGAGACAACCCGTTCATCGGTGAAACCACGGGCATGTTCCTGCGCGATGTTTACGATCACACGATCCAGGCGATCGATACCATCGAGTCGTTCCGGGATACCTTGTCAAGCTTGCAGGATCTCTACCTGTCGACCATCAGCAACCGCATGAACGAGGTGATGAAGGTGCTGACCATCATTGCCACCATCTTCATCCCGATCTCCTTCATCGCCGGCGTCTATGGAATGAATTTCTCGCACATGCCCGAGCTTGGCTGGCGCTGGGGGTACCTGACCGTTTGGCTGGTCATCATCGCCGTGGTCGTCGCCATGCTGTTGTTCTTCAAGCGCAAGAAATGGTTGTAA
- a CDS encoding PaaI family thioesterase, translating to MLAVDFSAGSVKNTCMDADNHTGPHRFSMPAWISCAPYEQLLGMEILSAEAGEAILQMPFLKILAQGAGLMHGGALVSLADTAVVMAIKSVVAPGTHFATIAMENRFLRPVKKGIVQARAHVSERKDTILKGQCEIQDEAGRTVMTFASVFKIAKDAVVRDVRFGDAPTQNEAHRQG from the coding sequence TTGTTGGCGGTTGATTTTTCGGCCGGTTCTGTTAAAAACACCTGCATGGATGCCGACAATCATACCGGTCCTCACCGTTTCAGCATGCCGGCCTGGATCAGCTGCGCGCCCTACGAGCAGCTCCTGGGCATGGAAATTCTCAGTGCTGAAGCCGGTGAGGCGATCCTGCAGATGCCTTTTCTCAAAATCCTGGCCCAGGGGGCCGGGCTGATGCACGGCGGCGCCTTGGTCAGCCTGGCCGATACCGCCGTGGTCATGGCCATCAAAAGCGTGGTGGCGCCGGGCACCCATTTTGCCACCATCGCCATGGAAAACCGCTTTCTGCGTCCGGTCAAAAAGGGCATCGTACAGGCCCGGGCCCACGTTTCCGAACGCAAGGATACCATCCTCAAAGGGCAATGCGAAATTCAGGACGAAGCCGGCCGTACGGTGATGACCTTCGCCAGCGTCTTCAAAATCGCCAAAGATGCCGTCGTCCGCGATGTCCGCTTCGGTGATGCACCGACGCAGAACGAAGCGCACCGGCAAGGCTGA